Proteins encoded within one genomic window of Anas platyrhynchos isolate ZD024472 breed Pekin duck chromosome 28, IASCAAS_PekinDuck_T2T, whole genome shotgun sequence:
- the WNT3 gene encoding proto-oncogene Wnt-3, with protein sequence MDYHLLGLILSFLFSGTKVLAGYPIWWSLALGQQYSSLGSQPILCGSIPGLVPKQLRFCRNYIEIMPSVAEGVKLGIQECQHQFRGRRWNCTTIDDSLAIFGPVLDKATRESAFVHAIASAGVAFAVTRSCAEGTSTICGCDSHHKGPPGDGWKWGGCSEDADFGVLVSREFADARENRPDARSAMNRHNNEAGRTTILDHMHLKCKCHGLSGSCEVKTCWWAQPDFRAIGDYLKDKYDSASEMVVEKHRESRGWVETLRAKYALFKPPTERDLVYYENSPNFCEPNPETGSFGTRDRTCNVTSHGIDGCDLLCCGRGHNTRTEKRKEKCHCIFHWCCYVSCQECIRVYDVHTCK encoded by the exons GTCCCTCGCATTAGGCCAGCAGTACAGCTCCCTGGGGTCCCAGCCCATCCTCTGCGGCTCCATCCCTGGCCTCGTCCCAAAGCAGCTCCGCTTCTGCCGGAACTACATAGAAATCATGCCCAGCGTGGCCGAGGGGGTGAAGCTGGGCATCCAGGAGTGCCAGCACCAGTTCCGAGGCCGCCGCTGGAACTGCACCACCATTGATGACAGCCTGGCAATCTTTGGGCCTGTCCTGGACAAAG CCACGCGAGAGTCTGCCTTTGTCCACGCCATCGCGTCAGCCGGTGTGGCCTTCGCTGTGACCCGCTCCTGTGCCGAGGGCACGTCCACGATCTGCGGCTGTGATTCCCACCACAAAGGGCCTCCAGGAGACGGCTGGAAATGGGGGGGATGCAGCGAGGATGCCGACTTTGGTGTACTGGTGTCCCGGGAATTCGCAGATGCTCGAGAGAACCGGCCAGACGCCCGCTCGGCCATGAACAGACACAATAACGAGGCCGGCAGGACG ACCATTCTGGACCACATGCACCTGAAATGCAAGTGCCATGGTCTCTCGGGAAGCTGCGAAGTCAAGACCTGCTGGTGGGCCCAGCCTGACTTTCGGGCCATTGGTGACTACCTGAAGGATAAATATGACAGTGCTTCTGAGATGGTGGTTGAAAAGCACCGGGAATCTCGGGGATGGGTAGAAACTCTTAGGGCCAAGTATGCTCTTTTCAAGCCACCGACAGAGCGGGATCTGGTCTACTATGAGAACTCCCCCAATTTTTGCGAGCCCAACCCAGAGACAGGATCCTTTGGGACAAGGGACAGAACATGCAATGTCACCTCGCATGGGATTGACGGCTGTGACTTGCTGTGCTGTGGTCGTGGCCATAACACCAGAACTGAGAAACGGAAGGAGAAGTGTCACTGCATCTTCCACTGGTGCTGCTACGTGAGTTGCCAGGAGTGCATACGTGTCTACGACGTCCACACCTGCAAGTAA